Proteins found in one Salvia splendens isolate huo1 chromosome 10, SspV2, whole genome shotgun sequence genomic segment:
- the LOC121752518 gene encoding transmembrane 9 superfamily member 11-like: MGSFHSLKVSVLLIVLVISQLSEGFYLPGSYPHKYEVGDSLNVKVNSLTSIDTEMPFSYYSLPFCQPKEGIKDSAENLGELLMGDRIENSPYRFKMYTNETEIFLCQTKPLSGHEFKLLKKRIDEMYQVNVILDNLPAIRYTNKDGYVLKWTGYPVGAKVDDGYYIFNHLKFTVLVHKFEENNMARVMGTGDAAEMIPPESNQGSATPGYMVVGFEVVACSFQHKGESVKNLKMYNKYPASISCDPNTVAMPIKENEPLAFSYEVSFVEKDIKWPSRWDAYLKMEGAKVHWFSILNSLMVITFLAGIVLVIFLRTVRRDLTQYEELDKEAQAQMNEELSGWKLVVADVFRAPSNPALLCVMVGNGVQILGMAAVTILFAALGFMSPASRGTLITGMLFFYMVLGIAAGYVAVRLWRTIFCGDNKGWIGVSWKVSCFFPGISFLIFTLLNFLLWGSNSTGAIPFSLYVILILLWFCISVPLTLVGGYFGAKAPHIEFPVRTNQIPREIPQQKYPSWLLVLGAGTLPFGTLFIELFFIMSSLWMGRVYYVFGFLFVVLMLLVVVCAEVSLVLTYMHLCVEDWKWWWKSFFASGSVAIYIFLYSINYLIFDLKSLSGPVSATLYLGYSLFMVFAIMLATGTVGFLSSFWFVHYLFSSVKLD, translated from the coding sequence ATGGGATCTTTTCACAGTTTGAAGGTGTCTGTCTTGCTTATCGTGTTAGTGATTTCTCAGTTGAGCGAAGGGTTTTATCTACCCGGTAGTTACCCTCACAAATATGAAGTCGGTGATTCCTTGAATGTGAAAGTGAATTCTTTGACTTCAATTGACACTGAAATGCCCTTTAGCTATTATAGTTTGCCATTCTGTCAACCCAAAGAGGGCATTAAGGATAGTGCAGAGAATCTCGGTGAGCTTCTCATGGGGGATAGGATTGAGAATTCGCCCTATAGGTTCAAGATGTACACTAATGAGACCGAGATTTTCCTCTGCCAAACAAAGCCTTTGTCGGGTCACGAGTTCAAGCTTTTGAAAAAGAGGATTGATGAGATGTATCAGGTCAATGTGATTCTTGATAACTTGCCAGCAATTAGGTACACTAACAAGGATGGGTATGTATTGAAGTGGACGGGTTACCCGGTGGGTGCTAAGGTCGATGATGGGTACTATATCTTCAATCATCTGAAGTTTACAGTACTTGTCCATAAGTTCGAAGAGAATAATATGGCTCGTGTAATGGGCACTGGGGATGCTGCTGAGATGATCCCGCCTGAGAGTAACCAGGGATCGGCCACACCAGGGTACATGGTTGTTGGGTTTGAGGTGGTGGCTTGTAGTTTCCAGCATAAGGGGGAATCGGTGAAGAACTTGAAAATGTATAACAAGTACCCAGCTTCAATTAGCTGTGATCCAAACACGGTGGCCATGCCTATTAAGGAGAATGAGCCTCTTGCTTTTTCGTATGAGGTCTCTTTTGTGGAGAAGGACATCAAGTGGCCTTCAAGGTGGGATGCGTATTTGAAGATGGAGGGTGCTAAAGTGCATTGGTTTTCGATTCTGAATTCGCTCATGGTGATCACTTTCTTAGCCGGCATTGTGcttgtgatcttcttgaggacTGTTAGGCGGGATCTTACCCAGTATGAGGAGCTTGACAAGGAAGCTCAAGCTCAGATGAATGAGGAGTTGTCGGGTTGGAAGCTCGTTGTTGCTGATGTCTTCCGTGCCCCTTCTAATCCGGCTCTCCTGTGTGTGATGGTCGGTAATGGGGTCCAGATTCTTGGAATGGCTGCGGTGACAATTTTATTCGCTGCCCTCGGATTTATGTCCCCAGCGTCACGTGGGACTCTCATTACAGGCATGCTGTTTTTCTACATGGTTCTTGGAATTGCAGCAGGGTACGTAGCTGTTCGTTTATGGAGGACGATCTTCTGTGGGGATAACAAGGGATGGATTGGTGTCTCGTGGAAGGTTTCCTGTTTCTTCCCTGGCATTTCATTCCTGATTTTCACCCTCTTGAATTTCTTATTGTGGGGTAGTAACAGCACAGGAGCAATTCCTTTCTCTTTGTATGTCATCCTCATATTGCTGTGGTTCTGTATCTCTGTTCCCCTCACCCTTGTTGGCGGCTACTTTGGTGCAAAGGCGCCTCATATAGAATTCCCTGTTCGAACAAACCAAATCCCTCGAGAAATCCCACAACAGAAGTATCCATCATGGCTGTTGGTTCTTGGGGCCGGGACCCTTCCCTTTGGCACACTCTTCATCGAGCTCTTCTTTATCATGTCGAGCCTCTGGATGGGCCGTGTGTACTATGTTTTCGGATTCCTCTTTGTCGTGCTCATGCTTTTGGTGGTGGTTTGTGCTGAGGTGTCGCTTGTTCTTACTTACATGCATCTTTGTGTGGAGGACTGGAAATGGTGGTGGAAATCTTTCTTTGCATCTGGTTCAGTCGCTATATACATCTTCCTTTACTCCATCAACTATTTGATATTCGACCTCAAGAGTTTGAGCGGGCCCGTCTCTGCAACGCTCTACCTGGGCTATTCACTCTTCATGGTGTTTGCAATCATGCTTGCAACGGGCACAGTCGGCTTCCTCTCCTCGTTCTGGTTCGTGCATTACCTGTTTTCGTCTGTGAAGCTGGACTGA
- the LOC121750827 gene encoding NAC domain-containing protein 87-like — MELGLGGAGPSMVKSSKEEDVELVELPPGFRFHPTDEEIITHYLLHKVLDRRFVAKAIGEADLNKCEPWDLPKKAKMGEKEWFFFCQRDRKYPTGMRTNRATKSGYWKATGKDKEIHRGRNCLVGMKKTLVFYKGRAPKGEKTNWVMHEFRLEGNFSTYNFSRAAKEEFVVCRVFHKNSGIRRSPGVELTRMDSLVDHLLAAESPTGQLPTLTEYNEQADQRVFWENHKFQQQYEQFSTAPQFYAPQNALPTPPSMLGYGNQPKMEHFDASVMSRSQDTGLSTENAANHEITSKNAAAFNEDDEQGLDALAFSPDISDMENFWRY; from the exons ATGGAACTAGGGTTAGGTGGAGCAGGTCCATCAATGGTGAAGAGCAGTAAGGAAGAAGATGTGGAGTTAGTTGAGCTGCCTCCAGGCTTCAGATTCCACCCCACTGATGAAGAGATCATCACGCACTACCTCTTGCACAAGGTTCTCGACCGCCGCTTCGTCGCCAAGGCCATTGGAGAAGCCGATCTTAACAAGTGTGAACCATGGGATTTACCAA AAAAGGCTAAAATGGGAGAAAAGGAATGGTTCTTCTTCTGCCAGCGAGACCGGAAGTATCCGACCGGAATGAGAACGAACCGGGCGACTAAGTCCGGTTACTGGAAGGCGACGGGTAAAGACAAGGAGATTCACCGAGGCAGAAACTGCCTGGTGGGAATGAAgaaaactcttgttttctacaaAGGTAGAGCTCCAAAAGGAGAGAAGACTAATTGGGTGATGCACGAGTTTCGCCTCGAGGGCAACTTCTCCACCTACAACTTCTCTAGAGCCGCTAAG gaggagtttgtggtgTGCCGCGTGTTCCACAAGAACAGCGGGATTAGAAGGAGCCCGGGGGTGGAGCTAACGAGGATGGACTCGTTGGTGGATCATCTACTGGCGGCGGAGAGCCCCACGGGGCAGCTTCCGACGCTCACGGAATACAATGAGCAGGCTGATCAAAGGGTATTTTGGGAAAATCACAAGTTTCAGCAGCAATACGAACAGTTTTCAACTGCGCCGCAGTTTTACGCTCCCCAAAATGCCCTTCCAACGCCACCATCTATGCTTGGTTATGGAAATCAACCAAAAATGGAGCATTTCGACGCTTCGGTGATGAGTCGTTCACAGGATACCGGGCTTAGCACCGAAAACGCAGCGAATCACGAGATAACGTCGAAGAATGCAGCAGCGTTTAATGAGGATGATGAACAAGGGCTGGATGCTCTTGCTTTTAGCCCAGATATATCAGATATGGAGAACTTTTGGAGGTACtag